Part of the Pseudomonas sp. Leaf58 genome is shown below.
GCGCTTTGCGAAGATGCCCGGGTCGTGTTCCAGGATCTGCCTGCCATAGTTCGCGAGGGCGTCGCCCTCGATCGCCGGCAAGCCAGCGCCCACCTCGACCGCGCCGACCTCAAACCCTCTGCCATCGCTGTGGAAGCTGGCGGCCCACAGCTGGTAGTACAAAGCTTGCCGGCGATAGGGCCCGCCGCGTTGAAAGATGCCGAGCACCATGCGCTGCTGGCGATCCTGGAGGCAAAACACTGGCACCTGACCCGTGTGGCCGAGCACTTGGGCATCAGCCGCAATACCTTGTATCGAAAACTGCGTAAACACGGCATTAGCCGGGTCGACTGAGCGAAACAGCGGGTGCGAATTGTCGCGCCCTGGGCTACCCTGCCTCGATGTTTTGCGAGGTCGACCATGCATATTCACATTCTCGGTATTTGCGGCACTTTCATGGGCTCGCTGGCGGTGCTGGCCAAAGAACTTGGCCACCGCGTCACCGGCTCAGACGCCAACGTCTATCCCCCCATGAGCACCCAGCTCGAAGCCCAGGGCATCGAGCTGACCCAAGGCTATGACCCGGCCCAGCTGGAGCCGGCGCCAGACCTGGTGGTTATCGGCAACGCCATGTCGCGCGGCAACCCTGCGGTGGAGTACGTGCTGAACAAGGGCCTGCCCTATGTTTCCGGCCCGCAGTGGTTGGCCGACCATGTGCTGCAAGGCCGTTGGGTATTGGCCGTTGCCGGTACTCACGGCAAGACCACCACCAGCAGCATGCTGGCCTGGGTACTGGAGCATGCCGGCATGAGCCCGGGCTTCCTGATTGGCGGTGTACCGCAGAACTTCTCGGTTTCGGCGCGCCTCGGTAATACGCCGTTCTTCGTAGTGGAAGCCGACGAATACGACAGTGCTTTCTTCGACAAGCGCTCAAAGTTTGTTCACTACCACCCGCGCACGGCAATCCTCAACAACCTTGAGTTCGACCATGCGGACATCTTCCCCGACCTGGCTTCGATCGAGCGGCAGTTCCACCACTTGGTGCGCACTATCCCTAGCGAAGGCCTGGTCATCCATCCCACCACTGAGCAAGCGCTGGAGCGGGTAATCGGCATGGGCTGCTGGACCCCCGTGCAGACCACCGGCGAAGGTGGCCAGTGGCAAGCTCGCCTGCTCAGCCCCGACGGCTCGCGCTTTGAAGTACTGTTTGAAGGCGAAGTGCAGGGCGTGGTGGACTGGGCGCTGACCGGCCAGCACAACGTCGCCAATGCCCTGGCTACCCTGGCAGCCGCCCGCCATGTCGGCGTGGTACCGGCCATGGGCATCGACGGCCTGAGTGCGTTCAAAAGCGTCAAGCGGCGCATGGAGAAGGTCGCCGAAGTGCAGGGCGTGACCATCTATGATGATTTTGCTCACCACCCGACCGCCATCGCCACCACCCTCGACGGCCTGCGCAAGCGCGTTGGCGAGGCGCCGGTGATCGCGGTGATCGAGCCGCGCTCCAATTCGATGAAGCTCGGGGCCCACCGTGATGGCCTGCCGGAAAGCGTCAACGACGCCGACCAGGTGATCTGGTATGCGCCGGCCAACCTGGGTTGGGACCTGGCCGCTACTGCCGAGCAATGCAAAGTGCCGAGCGTGGTGGCCGACAGCCTCGAGGCGATCATCGAGCGGATCAAGGGCCAAGCTCGCCCAGGCACCCACGTGGTGATCATGAGCAACGGCGGCTTCGGCGGCCTGCACGGTAAGCTGGCCGAGGCGCTGAAGTGAACGGGCCGGAACGCATCACCCTGGCCATGACGGGCGCCTCGGGCGCCCAGTATGGCCTGCGCCTGCTCGATTGCCTGGTGCGCGAGGACCGCGAGGTGCACTTCCTGATCTCCAAGGCCGCGCAGCTGGTGATGGCCACCGAGACCGACGTGCTGCTGCCAGCCAAGCCGCAGGCGATGCAGGCGTTTCTCACTGAATACACCGGAGCCGCCGACGGGCAGATCCGTGTGTACGGCAAGGAAGACTGGATGTCGCCGGTAGCCTCGGGCTCCGGTGCACCAGCGGCGATGGTGGTGGTGCCTTGTTCCACCGGCACCCTGTCGGCAATTGCCACCGGTGCCTGCAACAACCTGATCGAACGCGCTGCCGACGTTACGCTCAAGGAGCGTCGCCAGCTGATCCTGGTGCCACGCGAAGCGCCGTTTTCTACCATTCACCTGGAGAACATGCTCAAGCTGTCGCAGATGGGCGCGGTGATTCTGCCGGCGGCACCGGGTTTCTATCACCAGCCACAGACCATCGACGACCTAGTCGATTTTGTCGTGGCGCGCATTCTCAACGTGCTGAATATTCCTCAGGACATGCTACCGCGCTGGGGCGAGCATCACTTTGGGGTGGATGATTGAAGCGAGCGCTGGCCGGCTTGTTGGCGCTGGTGCTACTGAGTGGCTGCGCCACGGTACGTACACTGGATGCCAACAAACCCGGGGCGCCGGTGGTGTATGCCGGTACCCGGTTGGACCTGTATATGATCAATGGCGGCTGCTGCCCGCGGGACCGCTACGGGGCTGAAGCGCCGACGTATCCGCGCCTGGACCTGCCTGGGAGCATGTTGCTCGATACCTTGTTGCTGCCGTTGTCGTTGCTGACAGCAGCCGGTATCGGCTTCCAAGCTACCGGTGGCCTGTGAAGGCCCTCGCGCGGGTACTGCACCAGTTCTGAGGGCGGCGAAATCCTGTAGGAGCGGGTTTACCCGCGAAGAGGCCCTGACAGGTAAAGCCTATTTCTTGCCCAACCTGCGCAACTCATCCGACTCCACAATCCGCACGCCGTCTTCTTCCTCCAGCGCCAGCCGCCACAGGGCCCGGGCCAAGGTACAAGCCTCGATCCCCCGGTATTTCCCGGGTATCAACCGGGAAAGCGGCGAAACCAGCTGTTCACTCAAGCGTGGCTCGATTCGCTCGCCCAGCAGCAACGACGGCCGCACGATGGTCAGTTGCGGCCAGTCCTGAGCTTTGAGCGCCTCTTCCATCTCGCCCTTGACCCGATTGTAGAAAATCGACGATTTCGGGTCGGCGCCCAGCGCACTGACCACCAGCAGATGCCGCGCGCCCATTTCTCGGGCACGCTTGCTGAATGCCACCACCATGTCCAGGTCCACCGCACGGAAGGCCGATTCGGAGCCCGCTTGCTTCAGGGTGGTGCCTAGGCAGCAATAGGCAATATCGACTCGCCCGGCCAGCTGCGGAAGGAACATCGCCGGGTCGCCCACTGGGTTTTCCAGGTGCGGGTGCTCGGCCAGCGGCCGGCGGGTAGGCGCCAGTACGCGGGTGATGGTGGGCTCGTTGAGCAGGCGGTCCAGCAGGTGTTCACCCGTCAGACCCGTGGCACCGGCAAGCAGGACATGCTGAGGCGTCAAATACATGATGTCTCTCCCTTGTTACACACAAGCTTAGTGGTTGCCGGGCGTTTCTGCCTGCTCCCCCACGTTGGCCCGTGCGGCATTACGCAATGCTTCTTCGGCTTGTTGCCGGCGCAGGTGCTGCCAGTGTTCGAGCACGGTCGGCGGCGCCCAAAGCTGCGGCTCAGAGGCCTCGAAGCCTTCCCTTTGTTCTCTTTCGGCAACACTGGCGCGCGCCAGTTCAAACGCCTGTTTCAGGTCGTCGGTCTGGTTCAGCGCCTCGGCGAACAGGGCATCGCCAAAATAGGTGAAGTCGGCTTCTTCCGAGCAACCAAAGGAGACGCGGTCGGCCCGGGCGGCGGTCATGATCAGGGTGCGCTCATTTTTCAGCGATGCCACATAGCCCCCTGAGTAACAGGCTGAGATGACAATCACCTTGTCGCGGTCTTTCAGCGGTGCCAGGGCGCTGGCCAATTCGTCGGCGGACAGGTCGGCCAGCTGCAGGCGCGGCTGGTCGAGCACCAGTTGGTGGTCTTGGCTGCCATGGCTGGTCAGGTAGATGAACACCAGGTCTTCGGGGCCGCTGCGTTCGGCCAGGGTGCGGGCGGCGCGGGTGAGGTTTTCACGGGTGGCCATGGGGCGGGAGGCCATGTGGTCGCGGTGGTTCACCAAGGTCACCTGGCCTCGGGCGCCGAAGCGCACCTTGAGCAGGTTG
Proteins encoded:
- the mpl gene encoding UDP-N-acetylmuramate:L-alanyl-gamma-D-glutamyl-meso-diaminopimelate ligase, translated to MHIHILGICGTFMGSLAVLAKELGHRVTGSDANVYPPMSTQLEAQGIELTQGYDPAQLEPAPDLVVIGNAMSRGNPAVEYVLNKGLPYVSGPQWLADHVLQGRWVLAVAGTHGKTTTSSMLAWVLEHAGMSPGFLIGGVPQNFSVSARLGNTPFFVVEADEYDSAFFDKRSKFVHYHPRTAILNNLEFDHADIFPDLASIERQFHHLVRTIPSEGLVIHPTTEQALERVIGMGCWTPVQTTGEGGQWQARLLSPDGSRFEVLFEGEVQGVVDWALTGQHNVANALATLAAARHVGVVPAMGIDGLSAFKSVKRRMEKVAEVQGVTIYDDFAHHPTAIATTLDGLRKRVGEAPVIAVIEPRSNSMKLGAHRDGLPESVNDADQVIWYAPANLGWDLAATAEQCKVPSVVADSLEAIIERIKGQARPGTHVVIMSNGGFGGLHGKLAEALK
- the ubiX gene encoding flavin prenyltransferase UbiX; its protein translation is MNGPERITLAMTGASGAQYGLRLLDCLVREDREVHFLISKAAQLVMATETDVLLPAKPQAMQAFLTEYTGAADGQIRVYGKEDWMSPVASGSGAPAAMVVVPCSTGTLSAIATGACNNLIERAADVTLKERRQLILVPREAPFSTIHLENMLKLSQMGAVILPAAPGFYHQPQTIDDLVDFVVARILNVLNIPQDMLPRWGEHHFGVDD
- a CDS encoding YceK/YidQ family lipoprotein; this translates as MKRALAGLLALVLLSGCATVRTLDANKPGAPVVYAGTRLDLYMINGGCCPRDRYGAEAPTYPRLDLPGSMLLDTLLLPLSLLTAAGIGFQATGGL
- a CDS encoding oxidoreductase; amino-acid sequence: MYLTPQHVLLAGATGLTGEHLLDRLLNEPTITRVLAPTRRPLAEHPHLENPVGDPAMFLPQLAGRVDIAYCCLGTTLKQAGSESAFRAVDLDMVVAFSKRAREMGARHLLVVSALGADPKSSIFYNRVKGEMEEALKAQDWPQLTIVRPSLLLGERIEPRLSEQLVSPLSRLIPGKYRGIEACTLARALWRLALEEEDGVRIVESDELRRLGKK